A stretch of DNA from Anopheles ziemanni chromosome 3, idAnoZiCoDA_A2_x.2, whole genome shotgun sequence:
GTTGCTACCTATATTTATTCGGCTCGCTCCTTTTTGGTGCGAATGGTCCAAGAGTTGCTGCCGACCGAAGGACCGCTGTGTTCGACAGGAAATGGCCGGGAAAGCGGCCGGGATAAGCGGGCGGCGGGACCGGCACAGCCGGGCACCGTTTGCCAATGGCTGAGTTTTCAATTCGGTGTTGTTCTCGAACACAACTGTTTGACAAACAAAAGCAGAAGGCGCGCTGCGAAACTCCACTCAGAGTTTCACAGGGGCGCATTTTGCAGCGGACAGGATATGAAGCAACGCCCCGGTCAGTTGTTTCACGGTTGGCTACCTCGGAATGCCACTCCACTAGTGCTTCTTTCCCATCCATGCATCTAAACGCCCGTGGACGCTTCCCATTTCGCGTTCGTACTAATCGTTCGAGTTCGTTCCAAGAGTGGGTTCTTTTTTGGTTCCGTTTCAGCTGCCATAACGGACATTTCGCTGTACGTCAATTTCCGGAAGCGGGCTGCCTAGGTGTGGTGTATTTGCAGGTCGGTTCAATTCAGAGctggatgaaaaacaaaacaaaaaaaaagcccacCGGAAAGTAATTCACCGATGGGCTTCTGACTAATGAACTGTCAATGCAATCGTATGTCGAACACCACCGAGGGCGTTTTTCTCGCGCTACGGAAACGATGAAGACTGATTGAAAATTCCTGTAGCCCCCCTTGACCGGTCACATCGATCAGCAGTTTACGAACAATTTAAGAAAATGCTCGAAAAACTAATAATCCGGTGACAAACTGCCGGGGGATGTTGTTTCCCAGCGTTCTTTCCGCACTCAggcattatttttaatgtccATTCTAATTCCATTCCATACATTCTTCGCCCTGAGCCCTCAAAAGCCATTGTGCTTAAATCGTTAAGCCGAATGGTCTCTTAAGTCCCAGAGCAATAAAtcagtttttccttcgttttgttttcgtttaccGCGGCCTCCCGCTCCTTCTTGcgtttggttggaaaatctTCTCCCACTCTTTTGGGGTTCCACTTCTGGCTTTTGTCAAGCTCGAATGGctgagaatgaaaaaaaaacacgggcagaaagaagaaaagaaatctgCCTTCTTCCAGTGAAAAGCAATGGCGTTTGTTGAGattcgcagaaaaaaaaacgagatcGGATAGAGCATTCAGTAGAATAGATATGATGGAACCAAATTTTCTTCAGTTTGGCGGAGTTTTGTGTTGAAGTGATTTGCAACAGTTTCCAAAATTCCCTAAAGGACAAAACATGGAAAACCCTTTTTTCGTGTTCAACAAAAAATGCTTTAGCCATTCGCCTCCGTCAACGTCTTACTCAACGCTTCAACTAAAGCCGATCCCAAAACTGATACTTTTCAATGTGTTTGGTTGGACTTTAAATGTTGGTAAAATTAGAAGGAAcactgagagagagagagaatgggagagaaagtgagaaagagaaaaagggagaaagagagagggaacGGAAAGCGACAAAATCAGAACGACGTTCTTCGATCCAACAAACCGCTGCTGGCGTCAAGCACGAACGGTTTTGCTAACAGATCTAGTCGGAATggattttgattatttttttttgtgttcgatTTTCCGACTACCCTCgggaaataatttcatttttcaggCCAGCACTCGCCAAACTCCCGAAGGCTCACGGGACGGGAGTGGTGTTGAAAGAGCATAAGTGGAGATCTGGGACCGATCAGTCCGAAAAGTGTTGTGACCCAAATTTGACCGAATTCCTCCAGCAGGCAGATCAAATTGGTCCGATcgggaaagcgggaaaaataaagcagcCGCCCGTACCGCTTTTCTCTTGGTGGGGTGGCGGAAACTAAcggcaacaaaaaaactaaacatcCAGCCGAGAACAACCGAAGCCAGCGCGTCAGCGACCGGAAGACTGTCAGTTAGCTAAAAATTACGCCCATCCCTTTAGGACACTGTTCGTTGGCCCGTTGATTGTGTCTACCAGCTAAGCGATTTTGTCACTAACCAGATGACTCTGTTTTTCCCTCGGTGTGACAGCAGATTTGGTGCAGAATTGCACATTAAACTTCGCCACAGTTGGaatgaattttccacccgaccTGTGTAGGCCTCGAAGGCTCAATTGTTGGCTGCGTCAGTTGCGGaatcgaaagcaaaaaaggcgaataaaaaacaaaaagtgggTGATGCCAGGAAAAATCCCACCACCCAAAGCTCGCCCCATGCTCTCGGTGTGCAGGATTCAATTAGAAAAATTAGATTTTCCAAGCGCCGAATGTGCAGCGATTAAGTTTGCCGTTACAAACCGGGAATTCGGGGCAGCTTTTGGGCTTGATTTTCTCAATTGTACATCCCACATTCACAAATCTACAGCCCAGAGAGTCGGCGTTATCTGCATTAATGGAGCAATTTGGGCGCCGGAAAATCGCTCGTTGAGCGCGAGCACGATAATGGGGGGGATGGTGGTGTGCAATCGGACACCCGCGGCACTCGCGGACCCATGTTTCAAGtcctttattgtttttttttttatttttacttttccagGTGAGTCACACAATTATCACAATCATCCAGGGGCGGAGTAGGATCCCTTTTCGGGCTCCACTGGTGCCTGCTTGGTCGTCGGGCTGCGGAGCTCGACCGCTtcctcgatggtgttgggcAGGGTGGCGTCGGTCGTCTCGGGGAAGTCCAGCACCAGCACTCCCGACAGGACGGCTACCGAGCCGAACAGGACCATCGGCAGTGGGGCCCAGAGGGCCTGCAGCAGTGGCATCTGGGGGGCGAGCATCGAACCGAACCGGCCCACCATTGAGCAGAACGAGATGAAGCTCTGGCGCAGGTTGGTGGGGAAGATTTCGGCGGTGTAGATGTAGAGCGTGGAAAACGACAGCGAGATGGCCATTTTGCTCATCAGGAAAAGGCTCACGTTAAGCCAGGTGATGTCTGCGAACGATTCGGTAAGCGTGTTATCATGGTCAGTCAGAGGGTCCCCGAGGGTAAGGTACCTACCTTTGAGGGCGGTGAGGGCCAGGAGACAAAACACACCGGACAGAATGAGTGAGCCGCATTGCGTTTTCCGACGCCCGAACCGGCTCAGGATGCAGTTGATGGCCAGCGAGGGTGGAATCTCGGCAAGGGTAATGAAGATAAAGTTGCTATACTTATCACCGGCCAGCGTGACCGAGTTGAGCGTCAGCCCGTAGTACACCATGGCGTTCGTGAACCAGCAGAAAGAACAATTCGCGATCCGCAGCAGCAGATGGCGGTTTTGGCATGTTTGTAGGAGCAGCTTCACGAACGACCGCTTGCCACCGGAGTGTTGTTCGCTTTCCAGTTTTGCCTTCTGGTGGAGGCAAAAGTCGTCCAGCGTGTCCTGGGAAATCGGAGGACGTCCGTTTACCCTAGCCACTCGCTGCAGGATGCGAACGGCGGTCGCTTGTCGATCTTTCGTTACCAACCACCGGACACTCTCGACGGTGGTGAACAGTAGAGGTATCGAAACGACGCCAGGGACAAACAGGACTAAGGAGAGCGTGCGCCAGTTGCGAAACTGCATCGCCAACAGCCCGAGCACGGACTCGGCCAAAGCGTATGCGACTAGAATTACACTCTTCACGACGACACGACGCCTCGGTTCGACCAGCTCCAGGATGAGGATAAACGCGGTCGTGTAGCTGGTCGAACCGAACATCGCCTCCAAAAATTCGAGCATCAGGAACGAGCGATAGCTGTTGGTAAAGGAGCGGACGATTGCGAGAACCGCTCCCAAACCAACGCCCAGCAGCAAAGTCCAGCGACGCCCGAACCGATCGGATATGAGACCCGTCATTGCGAGGGACACAAACTGGCCCACGCTGTGGATCGTGCCGACCAGTGTCACTTTCCACCGGTTATCGTCGCAGGTCAGGTTGAACTGAAACGGGAAAACCGGGGATTGATTCGGGTCCCATCGGCGACTCTCGATTTACCTTTTGTCACCTCATTCACGACCGTCCTCTCGGTGGGATCCTCAAACACGAACGACGAGCATCGCTCGACGGCACTCCGGTTGAATCGGCTCGCGTCGCAAGCCAATGCCGTCTCATCCGTGCCGTTCCCTGGTAAGGGCTGATAACGGTCGCATTTTGCCGGCAACTTAGAACTGGCACCGTATGGTACCGCATCCCGCAGCCAGTCAGGGGCGAAAGGAATCACTTCCGAACCCGTGTCGCACTCCGGAACGTAGCAGCTGTGAGAGACGAGACGGGGGAGGTAGTGCATATGATCTTAGATGTCCTCGGAGATGGGTTCCGGAGTCGATTTCTCACCGATAGTGCACATCTCCGGCGGTAAACACGTAGCACAGGTTCGAGAAGGCGGTGAAAATAACAGGAAGCAACAGCAGGGTACACTGCCACAGCTGGAACCGACCGAATTGGCCCGTCTCGGCGAGCAGATCTTCAAGTTCGATGCCGCGCGAACCCGCCTCGGCTGACTTTGACATCTTGCGACCCGGGACGGGCGAGCGTTCGCCACTAACTAGCACCAATCGCGTGCTCGGCAGCTCTTCTCGGCGGCAACACCTGATAAATCCCGCTCGTGcgacacacgcaaacacacacgcatcgTGTTTGTGCGCCATGGCCGCGTGGTTTAATTCCGGACACACCATCGACTTATCAGCTGTTTGTTACAACGATCGCGCGCGCCAACGCACCCGCGCGGCCGCCAACCTTcgcacgaacacacacacacacacacagaccaaCGTGCACAAACAATGTGTACGGTCATCGGCAACTATCTCGCCTAAGTCTGGGCGGCTCAAAGAAAAGTCTGAACGGCCGTCATTCATCCCGCGCCGGCCCGGTTTCTTCGTTTGCTCTGCTAAGCAAGGGCCATATTTATGGCCCCACGTTGGGACGGGTTTCTTTGTCGTGCAAAGTCCGCGGCCGGCCGGCGCTTCACGGAAGATAAGTTTATCTGCGCTATCATTCGCTCGCTCTTCATTCATGTAATATTGCACTTGGGGACACTGACAATGTACGATGGATTTGGAGATAGCGGTGGTCCATGAATGGCTACGGGCAATAGATGATTCGTTCAAATTGATACAGCTGTTCAAATTCACTTCCTACTATGGCACTCGTACATGGTTCGAATTTGCATGGCTACTAGGATGCTTGTCATTTGTCAGAATTTATCCACCATTTCAATGGTCAAATTTCAAGTTGCCGTTTGTTCCATATTTTTAGAACTAAACCAAAGGAAAGCATCACTACAAACGAAAGGTTTTTATCAATGGTGAGAATCCTTAACCGCGCTGACTCAAACGAACCACTTCTCCCGACCCGCCGCTCCGTTAGTCTTGGAGGAAATAAATCACTCTGCTTTCAAGCCACGAGCTCCCGTTTCGTAGGAACAAGCTTTCATTCGCGCCTACATCCTGCTCAAAGCCCTATTCGGCCGAATCTCCTGTCATGTGGAACGAAAGAAATGGACATTCCTTGCCCACTCCGTTCTTTCATTGTCCATTTTTCTGCTCAATTTTTTTGCGGTTCGGTCTGTCCTTCCCTCCCAAGGACGTGCCTACcaggggggtttttttttttttttcgttcgagaCGCTCGCTCCAGGCGTCTTTTCGTGACGGCTTTCGGGACGAATTTGGTAAGCCAGGCacgattttccacttttctaTCACACACGACCGGGGTGCTGCCTTGTCCCATCGCATCCCTCCCTCTCGAACACCCGATGAGTGGCCCTGCAGTGacatttcatgttttccatccatcccAGCTCCCAGGTAACGGGGGTCATCCGTATTGGCGATGTTAGATAAATCCACTCGCTGCCATCcggaacccccccccccccccccccctgcgcCTGGCCCTTACCCTTAAACCATCCGAGGCATTCCGTGTGGGCTGGACGCAGCATAAAAGTGTGAATTTATGTCTACCAAGGTGACGTGCTCTGGTTAGCAGCATCAATGTCGCATGAAGCAGCAAAAGGTGCGTAATCGAACTCGTCGTCACCACTGTGTGGTGGGGGTGAAAAACCGCAAAAAAAATTGCCCCCTCGAGTGGGGCTGTCTGCTGGTAACATTAAGTGTCCTTAGTCGCCCGAACAAAGGCAAGCACTCTGAAGCCGTTTGCTACAAAGACCAGCCAAACCGATTCTACCGCACACGTGTAACCACTTAATCGAATTGTTCAATTACTTCACGCCACGATGCCGGGGTTTTCCAGGCGTGATGGGAGcgaaatttaaacaaacctTTATTTTTGTCACCACTCAACCAGATTCCAATGAAGCAATGGTGGCGCTGCaaggtacacacacacacacacacacacacacacacacacacacacacaaaataataataataaaacatcacCCACCCCCGGTTGGCGTTGACCGCCGGAGTACGATGGCCTTCTCGCGGGGTCCGTGGTGTGAAAATGCGCAGCCACCGACCGAGCTGACGTCAAGCAATTATTGAATCCATTGGTGTGGCGAAGGACGAAGCGAACGGATAATGGGTTTCTTTATGGCTTGTTGAATTTGTCCTGAATCGAATCCCGGGATcctggggggaaaaaactcGGCATGGAAAACAACCTGTGGGAGCGAACTTGCGGCCCGCGGGATACAACCGTCATTCGATGGAGCGCC
This window harbors:
- the LOC131289010 gene encoding solute carrier family 22 member 3-like, with protein sequence MSKSAEAGSRGIELEDLLAETGQFGRFQLWQCTLLLLPVIFTAFSNLCYVFTAGDVHYRCYVPECDTGSEVIPFAPDWLRDAVPYGASSKLPAKCDRYQPLPGNGTDETALACDASRFNRSAVERCSSFVFEDPTERTVVNEFNLTCDDNRWKVTLVGTIHSVGQFVSLAMTGLISDRFGRRWTLLLGVGLGAVLAIVRSFTNSYRSFLMLEFLEAMFGSTSYTTAFILILELVEPRRRVVVKSVILVAYALAESVLGLLAMQFRNWRTLSLVLFVPGVVSIPLLFTTVESVRWLVTKDRQATAVRILQRVARVNGRPPISQDTLDDFCLHQKAKLESEQHSGGKRSFVKLLLQTCQNRHLLLRIANCSFCWFTNAMVYYGLTLNSVTLAGDKYSNFIFITLAEIPPSLAINCILSRFGRRKTQCGSLILSGVFCLLALTALKDITWLNVSLFLMSKMAISLSFSTLYIYTAEIFPTNLRQSFISFCSMVGRFGSMLAPQMPLLQALWAPLPMVLFGSVAVLSGVLVLDFPETTDATLPNTIEEAVELRSPTTKQAPVEPEKGSYSAPG